Proteins found in one Pirellulales bacterium genomic segment:
- a CDS encoding NUDIX domain-containing protein gives MDLSPAPPPPIVRRGAVAVIWRDSQLLVIRRSHLVAAPGKYCFPGGGIEPGESEPMAVIRELREELNAIVLPQRCVWKNVTRWGVELAWWLSTLENPDELAPNPDEVASIHWVTPAEMRRLRPMLDSNREFLELAERGEISIR, from the coding sequence ATGGACCTTTCCCCCGCACCCCCACCCCCGATCGTTCGCCGCGGCGCGGTCGCGGTGATTTGGCGGGACAGCCAATTACTGGTGATACGTCGTTCCCACTTGGTGGCGGCCCCGGGAAAATATTGCTTTCCCGGCGGAGGGATCGAACCGGGCGAAAGCGAACCCATGGCCGTGATCCGTGAATTGCGCGAGGAACTAAACGCCATCGTCCTGCCGCAGCGTTGCGTCTGGAAAAATGTCACCCGTTGGGGCGTGGAACTGGCCTGGTGGCTCTCGACCCTGGAAAATCCCGACGAGTTGGCCCCCAACCCCGATGAAGTCGCCTCGATCCATTGGGTCACCCCCGCGGAAATGCGCCGCTTGCGACCGATGCTGGACAGTAACCGCGAGTTTTTAGAATTGGCCGAACGGGGAGAAATTTCTATCCGCTAG
- the glgA gene encoding glycogen synthase GlgA, whose protein sequence is MAIAYSILEHIRMQVVIASSEAVPFAKTGGLADVCGALPLELARLEITPYLIMPCYPQVYQSGIPIEQTGITLEIPIGNKLVTGKLLLGHLPIPPLADQASFNGSDEPPGDVPVYFIEQADYFGRKGLYQEAGEDYRDNCERFVFFSRAVLEALRKLRIPVDVLHCNDWQTGLIPALLQIEYRGVPGLERAVSLMTVHNLAYQGAFWHWDMVLTGLDWKYFNWQQMEFYGNLNLLKTGLVFADAISTVSPTYAREIQTSAQGCGLEGVLQNRRENLFGILNGIDESVWNPATDRHLTTRYTVTNFEAGKAANKAALQRELGLPTEPRVPLAAFVGRLADQKGVDLLLELLRLWLPHREMQWVFLGTGDARAQEQLRQLAGEYPHKLAVRLEFSDPLAHRIEAAADIFLMPSRFEPCGLSQLYSLKYGTVPVVRSTGGLLDTITDTTAATLLDQTATGYQFGDYHSLALASALDRALGHYAQPEIWRQIVTTGMRQDWSWGRSAREYQQLYRRLCSRAQSRLQLQ, encoded by the coding sequence ATGGCAATAGCTTACAGCATTTTGGAGCACATCCGTATGCAGGTGGTGATAGCAAGCAGCGAAGCGGTCCCCTTTGCCAAAACCGGCGGTCTAGCCGATGTTTGCGGAGCGTTGCCATTGGAGCTGGCTCGACTGGAAATTACTCCTTATCTGATCATGCCCTGCTATCCGCAGGTTTATCAGTCCGGGATTCCGATCGAACAAACCGGCATTACCCTGGAAATCCCTATCGGTAATAAGCTGGTTACGGGGAAACTGCTCTTAGGCCATCTCCCCATCCCGCCCCTTGCCGATCAAGCATCTTTCAATGGCTCGGATGAACCCCCCGGCGATGTGCCGGTCTATTTTATAGAGCAGGCGGACTATTTTGGGCGTAAGGGACTATATCAGGAAGCGGGAGAAGATTACCGGGACAATTGTGAACGGTTTGTGTTTTTTAGCAGGGCGGTCTTGGAGGCCTTGCGTAAATTGCGCATTCCCGTGGATGTGCTGCATTGCAATGACTGGCAAACCGGCCTGATCCCGGCCCTGCTGCAAATTGAATATCGGGGCGTGCCGGGACTGGAACGGGCGGTCTCCCTGATGACGGTGCATAATCTGGCATATCAGGGGGCGTTTTGGCATTGGGACATGGTGCTGACTGGCCTGGACTGGAAATATTTTAATTGGCAGCAAATGGAGTTTTATGGCAACCTCAACCTCCTCAAAACCGGACTGGTCTTTGCCGACGCCATCAGCACCGTCAGCCCCACGTATGCCCGCGAAATTCAGACCTCGGCCCAAGGTTGCGGGCTAGAGGGAGTGCTGCAAAATCGTCGCGAAAACTTATTTGGCATCTTAAATGGCATCGACGAAAGCGTCTGGAATCCGGCGACGGACCGGCATTTGACCACGCGGTACACTGTAACAAATTTTGAGGCGGGCAAAGCCGCGAACAAAGCGGCTCTGCAGCGCGAGTTGGGATTGCCCACGGAGCCGCGCGTGCCGCTGGCCGCGTTTGTGGGGAGACTGGCCGACCAAAAAGGGGTGGATTTGCTGCTGGAGCTGCTGCGGCTGTGGCTTCCCCACCGCGAGATGCAATGGGTGTTCCTGGGAACAGGAGACGCGCGCGCGCAAGAGCAATTGCGACAACTGGCCGGGGAGTATCCCCACAAGCTGGCGGTGCGGCTGGAATTTTCCGATCCCCTAGCGCATCGAATCGAAGCCGCGGCGGATATTTTTTTGATGCCCAGCCGATTTGAGCCGTGCGGACTAAGCCAGCTGTACAGCCTGAAGTATGGCACCGTGCCGGTGGTGCGCTCCACCGGGGGGTTACTGGACACGATTACCGACACCACGGCCGCCACACTGTTGGATCAGACAGCCACCGGCTATCAATTTGGCGATTATCACAGCCTCGCCCTGGCAAGCGCGCTCGATCGCGCGCTGGGGCATTATGCTCAACCAGAAATCTGGCGGCAGATCGTGACCACCGGCATGCGGCAAGATTGGTCCTGGGGACGCAGCGCGCGGGAATATCAGCAGTTATACCGCCGCTTATGCAGTCGGGCCCAAAGCCGTCTGCAATTGCAGTAA
- a CDS encoding sulfite oxidase-like oxidoreductase produces MSHSEKSPSLTQIISPDTQRVERLPPRQVLTRKWPVLHVGSVPAVNLDQWDLRWWGLLAQPRQWSWAELRALPQVSVRADMHCVTRWSRLDMTWRGVATRELVKHVELLPAAQFVLIHCEQNFTTNLPLADFLDEDALFAWEADGEELTPDHGWPLRLVIPKLYAWKSAKWVRGVEFIEKDQPGYWERAGYHLRGDPWREERYGAWY; encoded by the coding sequence ATGTCCCATAGCGAAAAATCACCTTCTTTGACACAGATAATCAGCCCGGACACGCAGCGCGTCGAGCGTTTGCCACCGCGTCAAGTTCTAACGCGTAAATGGCCGGTGCTGCACGTGGGGAGCGTCCCCGCCGTCAACCTGGATCAGTGGGATTTGCGGTGGTGGGGATTACTAGCGCAACCGCGCCAGTGGTCCTGGGCGGAATTGCGGGCATTGCCCCAAGTCAGCGTGCGGGCGGATATGCACTGTGTCACCCGTTGGAGCCGGTTGGATATGACATGGCGGGGGGTGGCGACCCGGGAACTGGTCAAGCACGTGGAGTTGCTCCCCGCGGCGCAATTTGTGTTGATTCACTGCGAACAAAATTTCACCACCAATTTGCCGCTAGCGGATTTTTTGGACGAGGACGCGCTCTTTGCCTGGGAAGCCGACGGGGAAGAGCTTACCCCCGATCATGGCTGGCCCTTGCGTTTGGTGATACCCAAACTGTACGCATGGAAGAGCGCCAAATGGGTTCGCGGCGTGGAATTTATCGAAAAGGACCAGCCGGGATACTGGGAACGCGCGGGATATCACTTGCGCGGGGACCCCTGGCGGGAAGAACGCTACGGGGCTTGGTATTGA
- a CDS encoding ABC transporter permease codes for MIGFLLKRLLWLLLTLWVVFTVCFFLMRGAAGGPFDELKTSDPAIKKNLEARYKLDRPIGEQYVYELQNYLRGNLGVSIKLSDYRVIEVIAEGWPISLALGQLALTLAVVVGVSAGIIAALSRGKILDTLSMLVATAGIALPTFVTASLAVLIFVFILPIFPAGGWGNLQNLILPACCLAAPYAAYIARLTRTGMLEVLGQDYIRTAIAKGLPMSRVVLRHALSGALLPVVTFLGPATAGILTGSLVIEQIFAIPGLGTHFVQAALTKDFTLCMGLVLLYTTLVYLMNLVVDVAYTVLDPRVKLN; via the coding sequence ATGATCGGATTTTTGCTCAAACGCCTGCTGTGGCTCTTACTCACGCTGTGGGTGGTGTTTACCGTCTGCTTTTTTCTGATGCGGGGGGCGGCGGGCGGTCCCTTTGATGAGCTAAAAACATCCGATCCCGCGATTAAGAAAAACTTAGAAGCGCGCTACAAGCTGGACCGCCCGATCGGGGAACAATACGTCTATGAACTGCAAAATTACCTGCGGGGGAACCTGGGCGTGAGCATCAAACTTTCGGACTACCGCGTGATCGAGGTAATCGCCGAAGGGTGGCCCATTTCCCTGGCGCTGGGCCAGTTGGCATTAACACTGGCGGTGGTAGTGGGCGTGTCGGCGGGGATAATCGCGGCGCTTTCACGGGGAAAAATATTGGACACGCTGAGTATGCTGGTGGCGACGGCGGGAATAGCGCTGCCGACATTTGTCACGGCCAGTCTGGCGGTGCTGATATTTGTGTTTATCCTGCCGATCTTTCCCGCCGGAGGTTGGGGAAATTTGCAAAATCTGATTTTACCCGCCTGCTGCCTGGCAGCCCCCTACGCGGCATATATTGCCCGGCTGACGCGCACGGGAATGCTCGAGGTGCTGGGCCAGGACTACATTCGCACGGCGATTGCCAAGGGGCTGCCGATGTCGCGGGTGGTGCTGCGGCACGCGCTATCGGGCGCGCTGTTGCCGGTGGTGACGTTTCTTGGTCCGGCGACGGCGGGGATCTTGACCGGCTCGCTGGTGATTGAACAAATCTTTGCCATTCCGGGGTTGGGGACGCACTTTGTCCAGGCGGCCCTGACCAAGGATTTTACTCTGTGCATGGGCTTGGTGCTGTTGTATACGACTTTGGTTTATCTCATGAATCTGGTGGTGGATGTGGCGTACACGGTGCTCGATCCGAGGGTGAAATTAAATTAA
- a CDS encoding PDZ domain-containing protein, whose product MIARIFNSLSPRARLGWIILALSCAYPAAGILHAEESTESAAEQLVAATVTVRLGVVKEAPAEQIGTPAAASPTENSTTTPESAASKPQNPRPAEEITVCSGVSLGRGLIVTYFEPPADLLAQAPRVRVTLTGGEQATAHIRVVDRYSNLMLLEIANQQLPGLKLADKLPKVGSPVLTAAGAGTEQPAVSLGILSATDRSLVGTDLPPVVQCDLRTTETSCGAGVVNRSGELLGILVATSQPGQHTTGWSYALDMPHLARLLRSHVPNKTLELKRMRPMVGFTLGAGEEEGVVVVERVQAEGPAAAAGILVGDKLVETEGIKIRSAYQAIDLILHKQPGDTIRLRIARGGDHRDLTVRLAGDAVTLVGRPNPATPQGVQVGSAVKATVREGKIAVQNGNHTAEVAVDGQGAPRRSPGDEVEMLRLQLQAFERVLLELQKENATLRAENQKLRTTPAK is encoded by the coding sequence ATGATTGCACGAATATTTAATTCGCTTTCTCCTCGGGCGCGCCTGGGCTGGATAATACTGGCGTTGAGTTGCGCTTACCCCGCCGCGGGCATTTTACACGCGGAGGAATCCACCGAATCTGCCGCGGAACAACTGGTGGCCGCCACGGTTACGGTACGCCTGGGTGTGGTCAAGGAAGCCCCCGCCGAGCAAATTGGCACTCCCGCCGCCGCATCGCCAACAGAAAATTCCACCACAACGCCGGAAAGCGCCGCATCCAAGCCCCAGAACCCCCGCCCGGCCGAGGAAATCACCGTTTGCAGCGGAGTCTCTTTGGGCCGGGGGTTGATTGTGACTTATTTTGAACCGCCCGCGGATTTGCTGGCCCAGGCTCCCCGTGTACGGGTGACGTTGACGGGCGGGGAACAGGCCACGGCGCATATTCGCGTGGTCGATCGTTACAGCAATTTGATGTTGCTGGAAATCGCGAATCAACAACTACCGGGACTAAAACTGGCGGACAAACTACCCAAAGTGGGCAGTCCGGTGCTGACGGCGGCTGGCGCGGGGACAGAGCAACCTGCCGTGTCGCTAGGCATTTTATCCGCCACGGACCGGTCGCTGGTGGGGACGGACCTGCCGCCGGTGGTGCAGTGCGATCTGCGCACGACCGAGACTTCTTGCGGCGCGGGGGTGGTAAATCGTTCTGGCGAACTACTGGGAATCTTGGTGGCAACATCCCAACCGGGACAACATACCACTGGTTGGAGCTACGCCCTGGACATGCCGCATTTAGCGCGTTTGCTCCGTTCGCATGTGCCAAATAAAACGCTGGAACTTAAACGGATGCGGCCGATGGTGGGCTTTACCCTGGGTGCGGGAGAAGAAGAAGGCGTCGTTGTCGTGGAGCGGGTGCAGGCGGAAGGTCCCGCCGCCGCCGCGGGGATTTTGGTGGGGGACAAGCTGGTTGAAACCGAAGGCATCAAGATTCGCAGCGCGTATCAGGCGATTGATTTGATTTTGCACAAGCAGCCGGGAGATACCATTCGTCTGCGGATTGCCCGGGGCGGCGACCACCGCGATCTGACCGTGCGGTTGGCCGGGGACGCCGTGACCCTGGTGGGACGCCCCAATCCCGCGACGCCCCAGGGTGTGCAGGTAGGCTCCGCGGTCAAGGCCACCGTGCGCGAAGGAAAAATTGCGGTACAAAACGGCAACCATACGGCGGAAGTCGCGGTCGACGGCCAGGGCGCTCCGCGGCGCAGTCCCGGCGACGAGGTGGAAATGCTGCGGTTGCAATTGCAAGCATTTGAACGGGTGTTACTAGAACTGCAAAAAGAAAATGCCACTCTCCGGGCGGAAAACCAAAAACTGCGGACAACCCCCGCAAAGTAA
- a CDS encoding DUF1207 domain-containing protein, with amino-acid sequence MNLSGAFAQHFRWAHDHGHFGASSPTAVVHAQEGVVQIVETPVVVGGEESYGVLGPPVGWNQDAQVLPPYSVMAPASGAAVAAAPVASASEPWELHYLPLGTIYRAYLADVKESRLSARYFADQNRDWFFDFTLGGRFGLLRYGTRDALLPQGFQIDVEAAAMVRTNPQESLDLESSDYRAGIPLSWSNGNWRTKLAYYHVSSHVGDEFQLRNPGFMRLNYLRDSVVLGQAWQATTDWRLYAEAEYAFNTDGGAEPWLFQFGVEYSPFVPGANSPRWQAFNGTEEVFGAPFLAVHGNIREEFDYSGTIIAQAGWQWRNLRDGRLLRIGGQYLNGKSAQYQFFNQLEEQLGVEIWYDF; translated from the coding sequence TTGAATCTATCCGGCGCGTTTGCCCAACACTTTCGCTGGGCCCATGATCATGGTCATTTTGGCGCGTCGTCACCCACCGCCGTGGTTCATGCGCAAGAAGGCGTGGTACAGATCGTGGAAACACCCGTCGTGGTGGGGGGAGAAGAATCATACGGCGTGTTGGGACCGCCCGTGGGTTGGAACCAAGATGCGCAAGTCTTGCCTCCGTACTCGGTGATGGCTCCCGCCAGTGGCGCCGCCGTGGCGGCGGCACCGGTCGCGTCGGCCAGCGAGCCGTGGGAATTGCACTATTTGCCGCTGGGGACGATCTATCGCGCGTATTTGGCGGATGTCAAGGAATCGCGGCTCAGCGCGCGGTACTTTGCCGATCAAAATCGCGACTGGTTTTTTGACTTTACCCTGGGGGGCAGATTCGGCTTGTTGCGATATGGCACGCGCGACGCGCTGCTGCCCCAGGGGTTTCAGATCGACGTGGAGGCGGCGGCCATGGTCCGCACCAATCCCCAGGAATCGCTCGATTTAGAGTCCAGCGACTATCGCGCCGGCATCCCCCTCAGTTGGAGCAACGGCAACTGGCGCACCAAGCTGGCCTACTATCACGTTAGCTCGCATGTGGGGGATGAGTTTCAATTGCGCAATCCCGGCTTTATGCGGTTGAATTACCTGCGCGACTCCGTGGTTTTAGGGCAGGCTTGGCAGGCCACAACCGATTGGCGCCTTTATGCCGAGGCAGAGTATGCCTTTAATACCGACGGCGGGGCCGAACCGTGGCTCTTTCAGTTTGGCGTGGAGTACAGTCCCTTTGTCCCAGGAGCAAACTCTCCCCGCTGGCAAGCTTTTAACGGTACCGAGGAAGTCTTTGGAGCCCCCTTCTTGGCCGTCCACGGCAACATTCGCGAAGAATTTGATTACAGTGGTACCATCATCGCCCAGGCGGGCTGGCAATGGCGAAATCTGCGGGACGGCCGCTTGCTGCGCATCGGCGGCCAATACCTCAACGGCAAAAGTGCACAGTACCAGTTCTTTAATCAGCTTGAAGAGCAGTTGGGCGTAGAAATCTGGTACGATTTTTAA
- a CDS encoding ABC transporter permease: MPAPSISSNDDLARYQELLRESAQLRGTSLARRAWQKLRRQWPAMTALGILAVVVLLALLTPLLPLQPPRAVRLSSQYLPPQFGWGHPLFVESTGVPVSLDHTDAAELMAVGFGLPRAGAAATSEELGPLAAWLLRTRVRLWGAWSLNSLCGTDSLGRDLLSRICWGTRVSLLAATVATGVSLLIGVLYGAVAGLAGGWLDNLLMRIVDVLYSIPIIFVAIFLISILEAPNYRADLAKWGISRMTIFYLVIGALYWLTMARVVRGQVLSLKQQQFVEAAHALGAGPWWIIRKHLLPNCLSVVIVYLTLTIPNVLLTEAFLSFLGLGVQPPDVSWGLLANEGVKTINPIQIYWWLVLFPAVAIGLTLYSLNFLGDGLRDALDPRLRKLTIKN, from the coding sequence ATGCCAGCCCCTTCGATATCCTCAAACGACGATCTTGCGCGTTACCAGGAGCTGTTGCGTGAAAGCGCGCAACTGCGCGGTACGTCGCTAGCGCGGCGGGCCTGGCAAAAACTGCGGCGGCAGTGGCCCGCGATGACGGCCTTGGGAATTCTTGCGGTGGTTGTGCTTTTGGCATTATTGACGCCGTTGTTGCCGCTCCAACCCCCCCGCGCTGTGCGGCTTTCCTCTCAGTACCTTCCCCCGCAATTCGGGTGGGGCCATCCGTTATTCGTGGAAAGTACCGGCGTTCCCGTTTCCTTGGATCATACTGACGCCGCGGAACTGATGGCGGTCGGGTTTGGCCTGCCCCGCGCGGGGGCTGCGGCCACTTCCGAAGAGCTCGGCCCCTTGGCCGCGTGGTTGTTGCGCACGCGCGTGCGGCTGTGGGGGGCGTGGTCGCTCAACTCGCTGTGCGGCACCGACAGCCTGGGACGCGATTTGCTCTCGCGCATTTGCTGGGGAACACGGGTATCGCTGTTGGCCGCCACGGTGGCAACCGGCGTTTCGCTCCTTATCGGCGTCTTGTACGGCGCGGTGGCCGGGCTGGCGGGGGGGTGGCTGGACAACCTGCTTATGCGGATTGTCGATGTCCTCTATTCCATCCCCATTATTTTTGTCGCGATCTTTTTGATCTCCATCCTGGAGGCCCCCAACTATCGCGCCGATCTGGCCAAGTGGGGCATCAGCCGGATGACTATCTTTTACCTGGTGATTGGAGCGCTCTATTGGCTAACAATGGCCCGCGTGGTGCGCGGGCAAGTGCTTTCGCTCAAACAGCAGCAATTTGTCGAAGCCGCCCACGCCTTGGGCGCTGGTCCGTGGTGGATCATTCGCAAGCATCTGCTGCCCAACTGCCTGAGCGTGGTGATCGTGTATTTGACGCTAACCATCCCCAATGTCCTCTTGACCGAGGCGTTTTTGTCATTCCTGGGCCTGGGGGTCCAGCCGCCGGATGTGTCGTGGGGCCTGCTGGCGAATGAAGGGGTCAAGACGATCAATCCCATTCAAATCTACTGGTGGCTGGTGCTGTTTCCGGCGGTGGCCATTGGCCTGACGTTGTACAGTTTGAACTTTTTGGGGGACGGCCTGCGCGACGCGCTCGACCCGCGGCTGAGGAAATTAACAATTAAAAATTAA
- the rimI gene encoding ribosomal protein S18-alanine N-acetyltransferase yields MNAQLKPGILVHIRWMIRRDLDEVRQIEAEGFEFPWSVEDFLRCLRQRNCIGMVAEHEDQIVGFMIYELHKSRLHLLNFAVKSQFRRWGVGRQMIEKLVNKLSHQRRSRIILEVRETNLPAQLFFKSCGFRAVNVLRDYYEDTTEDAYLMQYRQRPATGEILPMQPGLRWAG; encoded by the coding sequence ATGAACGCTCAGTTAAAACCCGGCATCTTAGTGCATATTCGTTGGATGATTCGGCGCGACCTGGACGAAGTGCGCCAAATCGAAGCCGAGGGATTTGAGTTTCCCTGGAGCGTCGAGGACTTTTTACGCTGTCTGCGGCAAAGAAATTGCATCGGCATGGTCGCCGAACACGAGGATCAAATCGTCGGTTTTATGATTTATGAACTCCATAAGTCCCGGCTGCACTTGCTCAATTTTGCCGTCAAGTCGCAATTTCGCCGTTGGGGCGTGGGCCGGCAGATGATCGAAAAACTGGTGAACAAGCTCAGCCATCAGCGCCGCAGCCGAATCATCCTGGAAGTCCGCGAAACTAACCTTCCCGCGCAACTCTTTTTCAAAAGCTGCGGCTTTCGCGCGGTCAATGTCCTGCGGGACTATTATGAGGACACCACCGAGGACGCCTACCTGATGCAATACAGGCAACGTCCCGCGACGGGCGAGATCTTGCCAATGCAGCCCGGCCTGCGCTGGGCTGGATAA
- a CDS encoding RNA polymerase sigma factor yields the protein MKVDIDQAIEQHFARIHRTAIVLTGNPWDADDLAQETFLVLARQAVAQDSPADFAGRSQLSTWLYGILLNLERRLRRRWGTQREKLRVIWNEQETPRTEPAAESALEVSEWKRSLWSFVSRLPEQQRQAVVLRYSEHLSYEQIATVLNCPLGTVKSRLFHGLENLRKLLEAEGADTRAIPRHPTQDQAHVS from the coding sequence TTGAAAGTTGACATCGACCAAGCGATTGAGCAGCATTTTGCCCGGATTCACCGTACGGCGATTGTCCTGACGGGTAATCCCTGGGATGCGGATGACTTGGCTCAAGAAACCTTTTTGGTCCTGGCCAGACAAGCGGTTGCGCAGGACAGCCCGGCGGATTTTGCCGGACGCAGCCAGTTATCCACCTGGTTGTATGGCATTTTGCTGAACTTGGAACGCCGTTTGCGCCGCCGCTGGGGAACTCAACGGGAAAAACTACGGGTGATTTGGAATGAACAAGAGACACCCCGGACCGAGCCAGCCGCCGAAAGCGCGCTTGAGGTTTCCGAATGGAAACGGAGTTTATGGTCGTTTGTATCACGCCTGCCCGAACAACAGCGCCAGGCGGTGGTGCTACGTTATAGCGAGCACCTTTCCTACGAGCAAATCGCAACCGTGTTAAATTGTCCCCTTGGGACGGTGAAATCCCGCTTGTTTCATGGACTAGAAAACCTGCGCAAGCTGTTAGAGGCGGAAGGAGCCGACACCCGCGCGATACCCCGGCATCCTACCCAGGATCAAGCCCATGTCAGCTAA
- the moaA gene encoding GTP 3',8-cyclase MoaA, producing the protein MPLVDRYQRIHTNLRISVTDRCNIRCFYCMPDEAIRFLPQRQILTFEEITRLATVFARLGIDQIRLTGGEPLVRVELPSLVRLLVNIPGVRDLALTTNGILLAEHAAELHSAGLHRLNISLDALDPAVFEQIARRRGLDQVLAGIEAAISAGFKKIRLNAVSIRGLTESEVVPLARYARARGLELRFIEYMPLDAEGNWDRGQVLCGADVRAMIECAVAPLWPAERSDPSQPAVDYVYADGGGRVGFINPVTQAFCQDCNRLRVTAEGQLRNCLFSTTEWDAKALLRGGASDDELAELIQECVLHKKPGHGIDTPDFVQPARAMYQIGG; encoded by the coding sequence ATGCCGCTTGTAGATCGTTACCAACGGATCCACACCAACCTGCGCATCAGCGTGACGGATCGCTGCAACATCCGCTGCTTTTATTGCATGCCGGATGAGGCGATTCGCTTTTTGCCCCAGCGACAAATTTTGACTTTTGAGGAAATCACCCGCCTGGCGACGGTTTTTGCGCGGCTGGGCATTGATCAAATCCGCCTCACCGGGGGAGAACCGCTGGTGCGGGTGGAACTCCCCAGCCTGGTGCGGCTGTTGGTGAATATTCCCGGCGTGAGGGATCTGGCGTTGACGACCAATGGCATCTTACTGGCCGAACATGCGGCGGAATTACACTCGGCGGGCTTGCATCGGCTGAATATCAGCCTGGACGCGCTCGATCCGGCGGTCTTTGAACAAATTGCCCGCCGCCGCGGCCTGGATCAGGTGCTGGCGGGAATCGAGGCCGCGATCTCGGCTGGTTTTAAGAAAATCCGCCTCAACGCCGTGTCAATTCGGGGTTTAACCGAAAGCGAAGTCGTGCCCCTGGCCCGGTATGCCCGCGCGCGGGGATTGGAATTGCGATTTATCGAATACATGCCCCTGGATGCCGAGGGAAACTGGGATCGCGGGCAGGTGCTGTGCGGCGCGGATGTGCGGGCCATGATCGAATGCGCCGTCGCGCCCCTCTGGCCGGCGGAGCGCTCCGATCCCAGCCAGCCCGCGGTCGATTACGTCTACGCGGATGGCGGGGGCAGGGTCGGCTTTATCAATCCGGTGACCCAGGCCTTTTGCCAGGATTGCAATCGCCTGCGGGTGACGGCCGAGGGGCAACTGCGCAATTGCCTGTTTTCCACGACGGAATGGGACGCCAAGGCGCTCCTACGCGGCGGCGCCAGCGATGACGAACTGGCCGAACTTATCCAAGAATGCGTCCTGCATAAAAAGCCGGGACATGGCATTGATACGCCCGATTTTGTCCAGCCAGCGCGGGCGATGTACCAGATTGGGGGGTAG
- a CDS encoding ABC transporter ATP-binding protein: MSLLSVRDLAVEFHTSEGVVRAVAGISYDLEKGQTLGIVGESGSGKSVGVLALLGLIPQPSGKIVSGSAIYAEKDLLRLTQRELQLIRGRRIAMIFQDPLTALNPYLPVAEQLTEVTRHHLRHTAGQAHRHAVELLNRVGIPGASRRIYDYPHQFSGGMRQRVMIAMALACQPDILIADEPTTALDVTIQAQIMELLANLQSETGMALVLITHDLGLVAGHCDQVKVMYAGKFVEEAAVAELFSQPRHPYTRGLLDSLPSVAGRTQRLVPIPGQPPDLTALPPGCPFGPRCAFRASDCETAFPPVTELAAEHRYACWHPCAANGQV; encoded by the coding sequence ATGTCCCTGCTTTCCGTCCGAGATTTGGCCGTTGAGTTTCACACCTCGGAAGGGGTTGTCCGGGCCGTCGCGGGTATCTCCTACGATTTGGAAAAAGGTCAAACTCTAGGGATCGTCGGCGAAAGCGGCTCCGGCAAAAGCGTGGGCGTGCTGGCGCTCTTGGGCCTGATCCCGCAACCTTCGGGAAAAATAGTTTCGGGAAGCGCGATCTATGCGGAAAAAGATCTGTTGCGGCTGACCCAGCGGGAATTGCAGCTGATTCGGGGTCGGCGGATCGCCATGATTTTTCAAGATCCCCTTACCGCGCTCAATCCGTATTTGCCCGTGGCAGAGCAACTGACCGAAGTCACCCGCCACCACCTGCGGCACACCGCCGGCCAGGCGCATCGCCATGCGGTGGAACTACTCAATAGGGTGGGAATTCCCGGCGCCAGCCGCCGTATTTACGATTATCCGCATCAATTCAGCGGGGGGATGCGACAGCGGGTGATGATCGCCATGGCGCTTGCCTGCCAGCCGGATATCCTCATCGCCGACGAACCCACCACGGCACTGGATGTCACCATCCAGGCCCAAATCATGGAGCTCCTCGCCAATTTACAGTCCGAGACCGGCATGGCGCTCGTGTTGATTACGCACGACCTGGGCCTGGTGGCGGGGCATTGCGATCAGGTCAAGGTCATGTACGCGGGCAAGTTTGTGGAAGAAGCGGCGGTGGCGGAGTTATTCTCCCAACCGCGGCATCCTTATACGCGGGGGTTGTTGGATTCGCTTCCCAGCGTGGCGGGGCGCACCCAGCGGTTGGTCCCCATTCCTGGGCAGCCGCCGGATCTGACGGCGTTGCCGCCGGGATGTCCGTTTGGCCCGCGCTGCGCATTCCGGGCCAGCGACTGCGAGACGGCTTTTCCACCGGTGACAGAATTAGCGGCGGAACATCGCTATGCCTGCTGGCATCCCTGCGCGGCGAACGGGCAGGTCTGA